A window of Synergistaceae bacterium genomic DNA:
GAAATTAACGGACTTAGGAGCAAAAGTTGAACTCATGTGACTCGCTTAAAAATATAGAAATCTTTGCATTTGTCGGACCTGCAGGAACAGGCAAGAGTCATCGTGCGACTCATGTTGCCAAACAAAACGGGATTGATATTATAATCGATGACGGTTTATTAATTTCACGAGGGCGAATTTTAGCAGGACGCAGCGCAAAATCAGAAATTAACAGACTCCGGGCAATTAGGCGCGCAATTTTTGAATATCAGGATCACCGCGATGAAGTTGTCAAGTATCTCACAAAGAATCCCCCTAAAAGATTAATGATTCTTGCTACTTCTGATGATATGATCGTGAAAATTATTTCAAGGCTGGGGCTTAATTATCCGGAAAAATTTATATATATTTCTGATATTTCTACACCTGAAGAGATTAACGCGGCTTTACGTGAGAGACGGGAGAAAAAACAGCATGTTGTCCCGGTAGCTAAGGCACAAATACAGCAGAATTTTGCGGGCAAACTCGTGAGTCAAATTCGGGGATTCTTCAGAGGGCGCGACAAAGAAGAAAGCAGCAATACTATAGTGAAGCCTTTATTTAGCTTTAACGGCCGAGTCAGTATCGAGTCAAATGCTATTATCGAAATGTGCAGAAAACTTTTAGAATTCCGCGGGCATGTCAAGAAAATACGTGATATTGATCTTGATATTTATGACGACAAAATAGAAATCACTATAGAGCTTGATTTAATTCTTGCTAACATGAACGCTTTATCGATCGCGAAAACTCTTCAGCGCAGACTCCGGTCAAGTATAAGCTATTTCACCGGCATGGACGTTAGACGCGTAAATATTCGAGTGAACGAAATTTTTTTATGAATCATGGCTGATATAAATATTAATTCAATCTGGGAAGATTTAAGCAATCAAATTAAAAATTGCAATAAGTGCGTTTTATGCAAGACCCGCAAAAATGTCGTAGTCGGTGAAGGCAGGCGCGAAAATTGCAAGCTCGTAATAGTCGGAGAAGGCCCCGGCGAAACTGAAGACGAACAAGGCCGCCCATTTGTAGGGAATGCAGGCATTTTATTGACTCGTTTTCTCAATGACGCAAAAATAGACCGCGCCTCAATTTACATAACAAATATAGTGAAATGCAGACCGCCGGGCAATAGAGACCCGTCAAAAAATGAGTCTTTCTTATGCAGCGAATTTCTCGAGTCTCAATTATTATTATTGCACCCTTCACTTGTCGTAACACTAGGCAAGCCCGCAACACAAAGCCTGCTAAATACAAGTAAGGGCATAACTCAACTGCGGGGGAACTGGGTAGACTGGCGGGGGATTCAATTAATGCCGACATTTCACCCAAGTTATTTATTACGGCAGCACGCAAGAGAAGACTACGACAAATTAGTAAGTGTAGTGCGTAAAGATTTCGCCTCAGTTAGAATGAAACTCGACGCGCTGAAATAATTTATAAATAAGGAGCTGAAATATTTTGACAGAAATAATCACAAATAATGATAACTCAATAAGAAAGCCTAAGCACCTCGCAATAATTCTTGACGGCAACGGACGCTGGGCAAAGAAACGGGGACTCCCTCGATTAATGGGACATAGAGCAGGCCTGCGAAAACTTGAAAATATGGTCAGACTCGTTAAACGTGAAGGAATCAGATATTTTTCTGTATATGCATTCTCGACTGAAAACTGGAATCGCCCAGTAATGGAAGTTACCGGCCTTATGAGCCTATTTCGTTATTATATCCGCCGAAAAGTTGACGAGATTAAATCAGAAGGCGCGAGAATAAGATTTTGCGGACGTAAAGACAGACTCCCTGAAGATTTATTAACTCAAATGAAATGGGCTGAAGACTACACGGCCGATCAGAAAATTTTAGATTTTATTCTGTGCATTAACTACGGCGGGCGGGCTGAAATTCTTGACGCTGTGAACTCTCTTATAAATTCAGGTCATACCGGCCAAGTTACAGAAGGGGATTTGCGAAAACATTTTTATTTGCCCGATGTTCCTGACCCTGATTTAATAATTAGAACGAGCGGCGAGTTAAGACTAAGCAATTTCTGGCTATGGGAATCAGCATACAGCGAATATTATTTTACGGATATACACTGGCCTGATTTTGACGAGGCAGAATTAAAGAAGGCACTTGACGATTACGCAGGGAGGGAGCGTCGTTATGGCGGGCTTAAAAGTTGATCGCGAGCTGCGTTTGAGGACTCTTAGCAGTATAGTTATAGCCGGAGTCATTATATTTGCGATTTACACGGGCGGATTATTCTGGAAAATTTTAGCGGGATTAATAGCTATTATTTCACTCAGTGAATACTATAAACTTTTAGGAAGGCTTGAGGGCGTGAGACTTTCACCGGGAATCGGCTATATTTTCTCGTTGATATTCTTAATTGCGGCAATGAGAGAGAATCCGCAGCCCATAGTATTAGCTATGATTCTTTCTTTGTGTGTGTTTGCTGTATTCATGCTTGAAGTTTTCAGGCGGCAGACGACAAAGGGCACGAGTTACGCAATTTCTAATTCAGGCGGAATTATTTCCGGAGTGATTTATATTTCGATTCCTTGGACTTGTATGATAATGCTGCGTGAATATGCTTTCGGGCGCGAGATGTTAATAACTTTATTTGTTTGCACTTGGGCTTGTGATGTAGGAGCTTATATCGGGGGCAAATCTTTCGGGACTATAAAATTATGTCCGTATGTGAGTCAGGGTAAGACGATTCAGGGATTTGTCGCCGGCATAATCGGGAGTCTTCTTGCAAATGCCGTATTAATTTATTCATATAGTCTGCCTACTTATCCGACTATATTAATCGGGTTTATATGCGGTATTGCCGGACAATTCGGGGACTTGGCCGAGTCATTAATAAAGCGTGAGGCCGGGCAGAAAGATTCAGGAAATATTATCCCCGGACATGGCGGAATGCTTGACAGATTCGACAGTATTTTATTTAACGGGCTGTTAACTTACTTAGCACTGAGGGTGATACTATGATAAATCTTGCAGTAATAGGAGCGACGGGCAGTGTCGGGAGTTCTGTAATGTCAGTGTGTGAGGCTTGGCCCGATAAAATCTGCGTGAAGGCAATCGCGGCTAATTCAAGATCAGAGAAATTATTAAATCTCGCTGGAAAATTTAATGTAAAAAAAGTATATATCTATCAGGAATCCGGCGAGTCAGGGCTTGAAGAGATAGCTAATGATCCTGAAATAAATCATATAGTTTTCTCGTCTTCAGGAACTGACGCAATAAAAGCACTATGCACCGCGCTAAAATCAGGTAAAAATATTTCACTCGCAAATAAAGAAAGTATCGTAGTAGCCGGTAAATGGGTAATGCCCCTAATAAATCATCCTGAACAACTGCGCCCAGTTGACAGCGAACATAATGCGATTTGGCAATGTTTACACGGTGAAAATAAAAAATTTATCCGCAAAATTTTCTTAACAGCATCGGGAGGGCCGTTCAGAAATTATAATCATGAGCAGCTAAAAAATGTAACTCCGGAAATGGCCTTAAATCATCCGGTTTGGAACATGGGCGCAAAAATTACGATTGACAGTGCTACACTCATGAATAAGGGCATAGAATTAATAGAAGCAATGTTCTTATTTGGACTCGAGTCTTCACAAGTCGACGCGTTTATTTCGCCGGGGTCATTCGTTCATGGCTTGATAGAATTTGAAGACGGGAGCGTGAAATTATTAGCTGCTGAACCTGATATGAAATTGCCGGCTGCCTCTGCTATTTTCTGGCCTGAAAGATTCTTCCCGTGTGAAAGTTTCAAGCGGCCCGATTTTCTCTCACATGAGATAAAATTTTTTGATATTGATATTACGAGATTCCCCGCAATGAGAATCGCCCGTGAAGTCATGCGCATAAAGGGAGCTGCTCCGGCTGTAATGGTAGGTGCTGACGAGATAGCGGTAAATTTATTTTTATCGGGACAAATAGGATTTAATGATATTGCGGCACTCGTTGAAGAGACTTTAAATAATTGCAGCTTGAGCGAGCCGGGTAGTCTTGATGACGCTATAGAATGTCTTAATAATGCGAGAATAAAAGCTCGTGAACTCTCTAAAAAATTTGCGGTGTAATTATGCGCTTAACTATGTTAGGAACAGGAAACGCCCTCGTTACTGAATGTTATAATACCTGCTTTGTTATGAGATCTGACTCCGGCAATGTTTTAATTGACACAGGCGGCGGAAATTATATTTTGCATCAGTTAAAGCGCGCTAATCTTGATTTACAGGATATTCACGACATTTTTATAACTCATTCGCATATAGATCACTTGTTAGGCCTAATTTGGATAATAAGAATCTCAGCCCAGCGCATGAATAAGAATAAATTTGACGGGAATATAAATATTTACTCTCATGATAAAGTGTTAAATCTTATAATTGAACTCGCTGATAAATTATTATTGCCGTATCAGGCCGGTTTTATCGGGAAGCGGATTCATTTAATAAATATCGACAATCACGAGTCAAGAAAGATAGCGGGGCTTGACTTCACATTTTTTGATATAGGCTCAAATCGCACTAAACAATTCGGGTTCAGCGTGAAATATGACGGCTCGAAAAAATTAACCTGCTGCGGTGATGAGCCATGCAAGAAAGAAAGCGAGATTTACGTAAATAATTCTGACTGGCTTTTACATGAGGCGTTTTGCTTATATTCTCAAGCTGATAGATTCAAGCCCTATGAAAAAAATCACTCGACAGTGAAGGACGCAAGCGAGCTAGCACAAAGATTACACGTTAAAAATTTGCTGTTATATCACACTGAAGACGAGAATTTATTAAACCGGCGCGAATTATACACTCAAGAAGCAAAAAATTATTTCACCGGCAATATTTTTATACCCGATGATTTAGAGACTCTTACGCTGTAAAAATTTATATTTGTGTGAGGAATAAATTATTAAGCCCTGACTCCTCACACATTAAGACTCACGAGTTCTTAAGCAGCTGGCATTATTTATTATGAGCCGACTCCCGTTAAATCACGAGTTAAAAATTTGTCTATCTATCATATTTTCATGAGAGGCCGCTATAAGTGTAGCCATTGTAGACCCGTAAGCATTTACTATCGAGCTTACCATATCGATTCCCGGGGCAATTGACATTAAAAGCGCGATTGCTTCAATAGGGCAGCCTATCATTACTAGAATCGCAGAAATTGATATAAACGTCCCCCCCGGTATAACTGGAGCAGCAAGACCGAGCATTAAAAACGTGAAAATCATTGACAGCGCTGTTAAAGGCTCTATATTTATCCCGTATATATAAGCAAGTGTCAGAGTTCCCAGTGATAATTGTATACAGCTTCCGAGCTTATTTATTGCAGTTCCCAGTGATATAGAAATCGTGTAGAGTTTAGGACTGACTCCCATTTTTTCGCAGGATTTAAGATTTTCGGGAATTGCGGCACTGCTCGAACATGATACAAAAGATGTAACGATAACCGGCATTGTTTTAAGCAAAATTTTTACAGGGCTTAATCTTCCTATGAAGGCAGCCAGCAGAATAGTTATTATAATTACCGCAATAAAAGCTGTCTCGAACGCTATTAATATCCCGATTAGTGATGTCATAGTTTTGCCGCCTATTGTAATAATCAGCGACGTTACAGAACAGAATACTACAAAGGGAATAAATTTCATTATTAAAGTAGTAATCTGCATAAAAATTGTATTGCACTCGTCGAGAAATTTTTTAAATGTGCTAGTTCCTGTTTTAATCACAGCCCAGCCCAAGAAAACAGCAAGGACTATTAATTGCAGCATATCACCGTTCAAGAAAGGTTTAACAAGATTGTCAGGGAATATATTTATAATTGTGTCGCGGACTGAGACCGAGCCGGAAATAATATTACTTGTATTTATTGAATTTGTTACTATATTTGCGCCCGGCTTTAAAGTGTAAAATGTTATCATGCCTGTAATAAGCGCGAGAATTTGCAGCAAAATAAAACATATTGACAGAGTCCAGCCGATTTTCTTCAAGTCTGAAAGATTCCCGATATTGGCAATACATGACGCGACGGAGAAAAATACAAGTGCTACAGCGCATAATTTAAGGCAATTCATAAAAATTTTATTCACGCTCGATAAAAACATGTCATTAAAATAAACGCAGGCAGCCTCAGACGCAAAATTTTTCATGAGAAAGCCGGTTATTAACGCAAGAATTAAAGCCGCTCCGGTATAATAAAGTGAAGTATAGGGGGATTTTGACGCGGTTATAATTATAGAGTTCGTGCCCCTGTGATGTTTATAATGCAATTTTCCGGCAAATGATTTAATAAGTAAATTCGAGATTGCGTCGGCCGTTTCGTCTGAAATATTCTCTTGATTGAAGTCTATACCAAGATTTAGGCTGTCTTCAAAGTCAAATTTTTGTCCCTTAACTGATATATTTATTTTGACGCTGCCAAAAAATTTTTTGATATTTATGAGAATCTTATTATTTGCTGTATTATCCGAGTGTTCAAGCAATTTATTAATACACTCTTCAGACATTAATTGAGCGCGGGTTAATTCTCTGTTATTCGTGATATATTTTCCTGTCTCGTTATAAATAAATTCCATAGCTCCCGACAAATTTTTAGAGTCCGCATTAAATTCTTGATATGACAAAATTCTCCGCCCCCTGAGTCTTGAAATCATGAAATTATAAATTATTCTATCACAATCACATTTTTTATATTATCGAGAAATATTCAAGAAATTTTCTAGCTGCCTTAGTGAAATATGCGTCCTTTTTCCATGCTAGAACGAGTCCGGCCTTAATTTCAGGTCTAAACGGTATAAATTTTAACTTGTTTTCAGTGAGAGTGCTTATTATTCCCTCGATTGTAACGAGCAGACCAAGCCCCTCACGCACCATTATTGACGCATTAAATGCAAGATTATGAGTCCCGATAATATTTAAATTTTCAAGTGGATAGCCCAGCCAGTTAGAGAATTCGCCCTGTGATTTTGCCTGATGAGAGAATAATAATTCACGCCCGCGCAAGTCTTCAGGGGTAATAAAACTTTTTATTGATAATTTATCGCTGAGTCTCACAATTACGCCCCATCTGTCTGAATCAGGAAGAGAGACGCAATTATATTTATCGAGATTGACTTTACCGACAAATAAGCCGAAATCAATTAATCCCTTGTCAAGTTTTTCCGTTATGTCTTCAGAGTCGCCGCTAATCATGCGATATTTTATGCCGGGGTGATCTTCACGCAAAGATTTTATTATTTTCGCTAAATGCCTGACTCCTGATGTTTCTCCTGCGCCTATATAAACAGTTCCGGTAATATTTGCATTATCTGAATTAACAAGTTCCGCTAAAGTTTTTGCCTCAAGTTCTATAATTTCTCGCGCCCGTTCCTTGAGTAATATGCCGTCTTCTGTGAGCTTGATATTATAATTTGTGCGTATATATAATTTTTTGCCGGTTTCTTGTTCTAACATTGCGATTTGACGTGAAAGAGTCGGCTGTGTTAAGTGCAATTTTAAGGCAGCTTTTGTTACGCTCTCCTGCTCGGCTACTTCAAGAAAATATTTTAGCGTTCTTAATTCCATTTATAAATAATACACTCCTGACTGCGATAAAATTATTTATTATTTTATATAATGACTCGTGAATATAAAAATTTTTTGCGTGATTTATATATTTTAGCGTAAATAGTGCCGCCTGCTGGAAAATATTTTATTGCAAGTATTAAATTTGCCGGGATTTATTGCTAGATTATATAGTCATGAAAATTTTTCACGTAAATAGTGCATCATGTAAGAGAAATATTATAAATTTTTTTGCCGGGATTCATATATTTTAGTGTAAATAGTGCTGACTGCTGGAAAATATTTTATTGTGAGTATAAATTTTTGCCGGGATTTACTGCCAAATTATATTATGCGTTATGCGTTGAAATATTTTAGTGCCTGCCTTATTCTCATAATAAATTTTATAGTAAAAATAGTTAAGTCCTGAGTGGTTACGTCCGATAACGACCTACACCCGAAATGCAGTCCGCCAATGCCCCTAACTATTTTGTAAATACTATCACATTATATATAATTTATCAGGGAGGTCATAATAAACAAAATGAGACATTGCGAAATTTTACGCGAAACACGCGAGACAAATATAAAACTTTGCTTAAATCTTGACGGCACAGGCAAGAATAATATAAAAACTGGCTGCGGATTTCTTGATCACATGTTGAATTTATTTGCTTCACATGGAAAATTTGATTTAGATATTCACTGCGATGGAGATACTTTTGTTGACTATCATCACACAGTCGAAGATATAGGAATCGCGCTCGGTCAGGCATTTAATAAAACACTCGGCGAAAAACGCGGCATAACTCGTTACGGACATATAATTTTGCCGATGGATGAGGCATTAATTCTCACTGCTATAGATTTTTCAGGGCGGGCTTATTTGGGCTGGGACATGAATATAAACGCTCAAAAGGTGGGAGATTTTGACACTGAACTTGCGCAGGAGTTCTGGCTCGGCTTTGTGAGAAATTCTCTTAGCACTCTACATTTTAAGCAGTTATCAGGAACTAACGCACATCATATAATAGAATGCGCCTTTAAATCAGCTGCCCGGAGTATAGCTCAGGCCGTGAAAATTAATCTTGATTATATAACTGAAATCCCCTCGACAAAGGGCGTGCTATAAAAAATGTACGGCGAAAAAATTAGCATTGACGATAAAGAAATTTTTAAAGAAGTAATTGACGCTATATTATCAGTCTTAGGAGATGACGCTCTGAAAATTATTCTTTATGGATCAGTAGCAAGAGGAGATAACACGCCGGAGTCAGATGTCGATATTGCAGTGATTACAGCAACACAGCATGATTGGCGCGATAGAGAGAAAGTAATTGATGCAGTTGATTCGCTTAATTTGAAATATGATACTCTATTTTCTGTATTATTGATTGATTCATATAAATTTTTTGTACGTAAGTACGAAATACCTTTTTATAGAAATGTAAACAAGGAGGGAATAATACTTTGGAAGAATCACCGCGCCTAGATTATTCAAAATATCGTTTAGATCTCGCTAATGAATGTCTATCTGATTCAAAAAAAGATTTCGAGGAAGAACGGCTTAAATCTTCATTAAATCGGTCTTATTATGCAATCTTTGACGCATTGAGAGCTGTAACTATTCTTGATAATTTTGATTCAAAAAAGCATTCGGAAATAATTTCTTATTTCAATCGCGAATATATTAGAACTGAAATATTTGATAAAGATACATATAAATTAATAGACTCTGCATTTAGATTAAGAAATTATGCAGATTATGATGATTTCTATCTTGTCAGCAAAAAAGAAGTTCAAACGCAGATAAATAGCGCGGAAAAAATTATTAACATGATTCGCCCGTATTTAGAATCACGCTGGGCAGAAATTACAAAGGAGGAAGAAAATTTTATGAACGCAATTTTTACACGAGTCAGCACGAGACAATTTGAGTCCCGTGAAGTAGAAAGCAAGTACATCATCAAAATTTTACGTGCAGCAATGGCCGCTCCCAGTGCAATGAATCAACAGCCGTGGGAATTCTGGGTAATTACTGACAAAGATTTAATCATGCGGCTTTCACAAGCTACACCGTATGCAAAGCCCGCAGCAAATGCCCCTGTTTTAATAGTGCCTTGCTATAATATCGCGAATTTACGAGTTCCCGAAATGGTAAATATTGACATGGCTATATCTGTTGAAAATATTTTACTTGAGGCTGAAGAACTCGGACTCGGTGCTGTAATGCTGGGTATAGCTCCGGATGAAGAAAGAATGAAAGCTGTAGAAAAAATTTTACAGTTACCCGAAAATTTTAGAGCGTTTACTATTATTCCCGTTGGCTGGCCGGTTAATAAGCACCCTCAAGAAGATAGATATGAGCCCTCAAGAATCCACGTTATATAAATTTGCTGATTTACTGAATTCATGCAAGCGGGCGAGACTCACAGGGACTCGTGGCAGTGAAGAAATTTATAACCTGCAAATTATTGACTGCTTAGAGTCTCTAAAATTTTTGCCTGAAGTAAGAAATATTATAGATGTCGGCAGCGGGGGCGGTCTTCCCGGTGTAGTCTGGGCAATAATGAGGCCTGAATCGCAAATTACTTTAATCGACAGCATAAATAAAAAATGTGAGGCCATGCAGGAAATAATTAACTCTCTTGAAATAAATAATATAAATATAATTTGTGCGAGAAGTGAAGATTTTGCAGTTAATCACCGTGAAAAATTTGATATAGCCTGCGCCCGGGCTGTTGCAAGTGCTGGAGTAACTGCGGAATTATTAGCTCCACTTGTGAAAATTTCAGGACAAATAATAACTTTCAAAGGCGAAAAAGTTCACGACGAGATCAGCGAGGTTAATAATAAATGGCATAAACTGGGACTCTCTGAACCTGAAATAAAATTTTACGGGAATAATGACTCTAATAAATGCCTAGTTATATGGGAGAAAATTTCAAAGTGTCCTGGCATTTATCCGAGAAAAGCAGGCCAAGCAAGCATAAAAAAATTTTGGGAGTGAGTGATTTATTATGAAGCTAAAAAATTTGCGTGAGGTTATATTATTCGGCAAAGTCTTATCAGCGGGATTATTAATTGCGTGTTATGCATTTCTGAGTATATGGGCTTGCAACTGGCTTATAAATAATAATTATAATTTATTGATTTCGTTATGCGTTATTCCTGTTATAACTGGATTCGGGGTCTGGCAGGCGTGGCTGTTCGTAAAAAATAGCAGGAAGAATCAAGAATAAATAATGACTCTCCCTGCTAAAAAATTTAATATGCTAACTTGAAAATTTCTAGTACGTCTTCAGGTTCTAATTTGCTTAATACTCCGAATGACTCGCCCCGTGAAGCATTATCGGCTAATTTCTGCACGTCATCTTCTTTTATGCCTAACTCTCTTAATGTCGTAGGAGCGTTAATATCTTTGAAGAAATCTTCTAGTGCCTCAATAGCGTCAAGTGCCTTCTCTTCGTCTGAGCCGTCATAAATATCAAATACTGCCTCGCCGAGCCTCGCAAATGGTACGGGGTTATCTTCGTATAAATATCTAGCCCACGCAGGCATAATAATTGACAGTGACGCACCGTGAGCAGCCCCGAATAATAAGCTGATAGAGTGTCCCATACGATGTGAGGAAAAATCCCCGCGCGCAGTCCTTCCCATTGAGAGAAATCCGCAATGCGCCATAGCACCCGCCAAAGCATATTCACAGCGTAAATCATAATTTTTCGGATCTTCTATTAAATCAGGAATGACTCGTATCATCGTACGAATCAAAGAATAGCCGAGTTCGTCAATTAATTCGCTGTTCTCGTCGCCGTCTAAGACTCTTTCAAGAATATGAGCTATAATATCAACTCCGCCGTAAACTGTCTGTTTTTCCGGTAAAGTAACTTGAAACGAGGGATCAATCACTGAAATTTTAGGATAAATTACAGGGCTGTTAATTGAAATCTTCAGACCTTTTTCAGGATTGCTGACGACTGCGATATTATTTACTTCACTCGATGATGCCGACGCGGTTAATACGCCGTAAATAGGGAGTGCCTTAGAAATTTTTGATTTATCCTCGAATAAGTCCCATACGTCGCCGTCATAGCATGACCCCGCAGCAATTGACTTTGAAGTGTCGAAAACTGAACCGCCGCCCACTGGGAGAATCGCGTCAATTCCCCCTGCTTTTACGCGTGAAATTCCCTCGCGGACTTTGTCGATTCTGGGATTAGACTTAACATCGTTGACTTCAGAAAAATTTATTCCGGCCTTGTTTAACATTTCAGTAACTTGTGAATAAGCACCGCTCTTAAATGTACCCTTACCGCCGAACACAAGCAAAACGCCTTTAATATTATCAGCTTTGAGTCTGGGTGCTAAATCTTTGACTGTATCTTTACCGAATATTAATTCAGTCGGATTGTGCCACGTAAAATTCTGCATTAATTCTCACACCTAAAAATTAAAATATTTCTTCGCGTTCTCGTAGCTTATATTGTGTACGATCTCGTGTAAAGTCTCTCTATCATCAGGGAAGAAGCCGGACTCAACCCATTCGCCGATAATCCTGCATAAAATTCTCCTGAAATATTCATGTCGCGGATAACTCAAGAAACTGCGCGAGTCCGTCAACATTCCGATAAAGCCGGGCAAATATCCCAGACTTGCAAGAGTCCTTAAATGCCGAGTCATTCCCATGTAGTGATCTTCAAACCACCATGCTGAACCGTGCTGAATCTTTGAGACACCTTCAATTAATGCGCCCTGAAAACATCCCGCAATTGTATCAATCGAAGCGTTATCATTACCGTCCAAGCTGTAAAGAATAGTCTTCGGGAGCTCGTCATTTTTCTCAAGTTCGCCGAGAAATGCCGCAGTCGTCATACTTGAAGCAGTGTTATTTACGCAGTCGAATCCGGTATCAGGTCCGAGCTTATCGAACATAGGGGCGTGATTGTCGCGTCTGCAACCGTAATGAAGCTGCATAACCCAGCCGCGTTTGTGATATTCACGGGCAACGAAAAGCAAAAATGCCGTCTTGAATTTATCTATTGCTAAATGAT
This region includes:
- a CDS encoding phosphatidate cytidylyltransferase: MAGLKVDRELRLRTLSSIVIAGVIIFAIYTGGLFWKILAGLIAIISLSEYYKLLGRLEGVRLSPGIGYIFSLIFLIAAMRENPQPIVLAMILSLCVFAVFMLEVFRRQTTKGTSYAISNSGGIISGVIYISIPWTCMIMLREYAFGREMLITLFVCTWACDVGAYIGGKSFGTIKLCPYVSQGKTIQGFVAGIIGSLLANAVLIYSYSLPTYPTILIGFICGIAGQFGDLAESLIKREAGQKDSGNIIPGHGGMLDRFDSILFNGLLTYLALRVIL
- a CDS encoding LysR family transcriptional regulator; amino-acid sequence: MELRTLKYFLEVAEQESVTKAALKLHLTQPTLSRQIAMLEQETGKKLYIRTNYNIKLTEDGILLKERAREIIELEAKTLAELVNSDNANITGTVYIGAGETSGVRHLAKIIKSLREDHPGIKYRMISGDSEDITEKLDKGLIDFGLFVGKVNLDKYNCVSLPDSDRWGVIVRLSDKLSIKSFITPEDLRGRELLFSHQAKSQGEFSNWLGYPLENLNIIGTHNLAFNASIMVREGLGLLVTIEGIISTLTENKLKFIPFRPEIKAGLVLAWKKDAYFTKAARKFLEYFSII
- a CDS encoding 1-deoxy-D-xylulose-5-phosphate reductoisomerase, whose amino-acid sequence is MINLAVIGATGSVGSSVMSVCEAWPDKICVKAIAANSRSEKLLNLAGKFNVKKVYIYQESGESGLEEIANDPEINHIVFSSSGTDAIKALCTALKSGKNISLANKESIVVAGKWVMPLINHPEQLRPVDSEHNAIWQCLHGENKKFIRKIFLTASGGPFRNYNHEQLKNVTPEMALNHPVWNMGAKITIDSATLMNKGIELIEAMFLFGLESSQVDAFISPGSFVHGLIEFEDGSVKLLAAEPDMKLPAASAIFWPERFFPCESFKRPDFLSHEIKFFDIDITRFPAMRIAREVMRIKGAAPAVMVGADEIAVNLFLSGQIGFNDIAALVEETLNNCSLSEPGSLDDAIECLNNARIKARELSKKFAV
- a CDS encoding MBL fold metallo-hydrolase, whose protein sequence is MRLTMLGTGNALVTECYNTCFVMRSDSGNVLIDTGGGNYILHQLKRANLDLQDIHDIFITHSHIDHLLGLIWIIRISAQRMNKNKFDGNINIYSHDKVLNLIIELADKLLLPYQAGFIGKRIHLINIDNHESRKIAGLDFTFFDIGSNRTKQFGFSVKYDGSKKLTCCGDEPCKKESEIYVNNSDWLLHEAFCLYSQADRFKPYEKNHSTVKDASELAQRLHVKNLLLYHTEDENLLNRRELYTQEAKNYFTGNIFIPDDLETLTL
- the uppS gene encoding di-trans,poly-cis-decaprenylcistransferase encodes the protein MTEIITNNDNSIRKPKHLAIILDGNGRWAKKRGLPRLMGHRAGLRKLENMVRLVKREGIRYFSVYAFSTENWNRPVMEVTGLMSLFRYYIRRKVDEIKSEGARIRFCGRKDRLPEDLLTQMKWAEDYTADQKILDFILCINYGGRAEILDAVNSLINSGHTGQVTEGDLRKHFYLPDVPDPDLIIRTSGELRLSNFWLWESAYSEYYFTDIHWPDFDEAELKKALDDYAGRERRYGGLKS
- the hisB gene encoding imidazoleglycerol-phosphate dehydratase HisB, with translation MRHCEILRETRETNIKLCLNLDGTGKNNIKTGCGFLDHMLNLFASHGKFDLDIHCDGDTFVDYHHTVEDIGIALGQAFNKTLGEKRGITRYGHIILPMDEALILTAIDFSGRAYLGWDMNINAQKVGDFDTELAQEFWLGFVRNSLSTLHFKQLSGTNAHHIIECAFKSAARSIAQAVKINLDYITEIPSTKGVL
- a CDS encoding nucleotidyltransferase domain-containing protein, translated to MYGEKISIDDKEIFKEVIDAILSVLGDDALKIILYGSVARGDNTPESDVDIAVITATQHDWRDREKVIDAVDSLNLKYDTLFSVLLIDSYKFFVRKYEIPFYRNVNKEGIILWKNHRA
- a CDS encoding dicarboxylate/amino acid:cation symporter produces the protein MSYQEFNADSKNLSGAMEFIYNETGKYITNNRELTRAQLMSEECINKLLEHSDNTANNKILINIKKFFGSVKINISVKGQKFDFEDSLNLGIDFNQENISDETADAISNLLIKSFAGKLHYKHHRGTNSIIITASKSPYTSLYYTGAALILALITGFLMKNFASEAACVYFNDMFLSSVNKIFMNCLKLCAVALVFFSVASCIANIGNLSDLKKIGWTLSICFILLQILALITGMITFYTLKPGANIVTNSINTSNIISGSVSVRDTIINIFPDNLVKPFLNGDMLQLIVLAVFLGWAVIKTGTSTFKKFLDECNTIFMQITTLIMKFIPFVVFCSVTSLIITIGGKTMTSLIGILIAFETAFIAVIIITILLAAFIGRLSPVKILLKTMPVIVTSFVSCSSSAAIPENLKSCEKMGVSPKLYTISISLGTAINKLGSCIQLSLGTLTLAYIYGINIEPLTALSMIFTFLMLGLAAPVIPGGTFISISAILVMIGCPIEAIALLMSIAPGIDMVSSIVNAYGSTMATLIAASHENMIDRQIFNS
- a CDS encoding uracil-DNA glycosylase, which produces MADININSIWEDLSNQIKNCNKCVLCKTRKNVVVGEGRRENCKLVIVGEGPGETEDEQGRPFVGNAGILLTRFLNDAKIDRASIYITNIVKCRPPGNRDPSKNESFLCSEFLESQLLLLHPSLVVTLGKPATQSLLNTSKGITQLRGNWVDWRGIQLMPTFHPSYLLRQHAREDYDKLVSVVRKDFASVRMKLDALK